One Mycolicibacterium sarraceniae genomic window carries:
- a CDS encoding PD-(D/E)XK motif protein, translated as MVLPIKGEPVCRLQIDPKNGLITLVTPYDTPEPDVAKLKNVGFSAVSIGDDEFAELTVRVEGSVHGAYGLLATIADELQLEKLPLAAAVAAGVARHRNVFASREVMTTEKEVGLLGELLFLEFLIHQIGAGPAVAAWQGPLSEEHDFTFDSVHIEVKSTSSERRRHIINGLDQLVPLRGVPLVLLSIQFTRTSPAGGRALPQVVAYVRKIAGGHQVIFDAMLSTFGWQDDDADLYPTFWALRSQPRAYDVKGDFPAMTPDLVGPVVPNFALLSEVSYRVDLTDLHHDALPDPIGGFVES; from the coding sequence ATGGTGTTGCCCATCAAGGGTGAGCCGGTCTGCCGTCTCCAGATCGATCCCAAGAACGGCCTCATCACACTTGTGACGCCGTACGACACTCCCGAGCCCGACGTCGCCAAGCTAAAGAATGTCGGCTTCAGCGCTGTCTCGATCGGTGACGACGAGTTCGCCGAACTCACCGTCCGGGTGGAAGGCAGCGTGCATGGAGCCTACGGGCTCCTAGCGACCATCGCGGACGAGCTTCAGCTTGAGAAGCTGCCGCTCGCTGCCGCGGTCGCAGCTGGCGTTGCACGGCATCGAAATGTGTTTGCGAGTCGCGAAGTGATGACCACCGAGAAGGAGGTCGGGCTGCTGGGCGAGTTGCTCTTTCTGGAGTTTCTGATCCATCAGATCGGTGCAGGGCCTGCGGTCGCCGCTTGGCAGGGGCCGCTGTCGGAAGAGCACGACTTCACGTTTGACTCGGTTCATATCGAGGTGAAGTCGACGAGTAGCGAGCGCCGCCGCCATATCATCAACGGGCTCGACCAGCTGGTGCCACTGCGGGGTGTGCCGCTTGTCCTGCTCTCGATCCAGTTCACAAGGACTTCCCCTGCAGGCGGGCGGGCTCTGCCGCAGGTTGTCGCCTACGTGCGGAAGATCGCGGGCGGGCATCAGGTCATCTTCGACGCGATGCTGTCGACGTTTGGTTGGCAGGATGATGACGCCGACTTGTACCCGACGTTCTGGGCGCTTCGTTCACAGCCGCGTGCCTACGACGTGAAGGGCGACTTCCCCGCGATGACCCCCGATCTCGTTGGTCCCGTAGTACCCAACTTCGCGCTTCTGTCGGAGGTCTCCTACAGAGTTGACCTGACCGACTTGCACCATGACGCACTTCCCGACCCCATCGGCGGGTTTGTGGAGTCCTGA
- a CDS encoding Z1 domain-containing protein: protein MTETRPAWADALTNVFVALKNQQPTPLGPLLTALAGIPVSDAELAVFVQQADENDSALTQARIALAKWDNQDEYPGPDGAATPPNTQERRAAIYASLGVLGELAAAFTTRVEVFEIPTIVISRVFEPWYAAERKLRTSVYWDDYEAYLRDVKDWPATAISSLDETTTEVIERLSRPTRSEAKQTKGLVVGYVQSGKTANFTGVVAKGIDAGYRLIIVLTGTIEILRAQTQRRMDMELMGVENILAGQDPTDPVVAKELDYQQDEEWKAERFVKHGAALTLPGVVEIARVTSHRSDYKRLPQAMTKLKFARKSKQKPLNDEENLFHSGAYVAIIKKHPSPLKKLIQDLKPLKNDLAELPVLIIDDESDQASVDTTNPAKWKKGSPEHRKRTTINQLITEILGLCPRAQYVGYTATPFANVFVDPDDERDLFPADFVLSLHRPPGYMGVQEFHDVGKRWDDEEKTVANSNELAHVRPLVGDVDTDPVGRIEELQEALDAWVLSGAIKKYREANSELKYRHHTMLVHESVKKDDHAVTAADVRSVWSKAKFNSAEGFTRLEKLYDDDFLPVMQARAAGAPIPSTFEELKPFIGAALAAITIDGDPVLIVNSDKEIQAQQKKLDFEADKVWRILVGGTQLSRGFTVEGLTVSYFRRKAGQADTLMQAGRWFGFRPGYQDLVRLYIRRDSQVDLYEAFEALLMDEEAFRAELSQYAGFDDDGMPLLEPRQIPPLVSQHLPWLKPTARNKMWNAVIANKAPTDIQDLYGLPERGSEENRKNFDNVVVPLLKHARTHVKLPYELDGTTGLEQRARVGLVGATEFVQLFDQLAWHPEYEANIKAFKGFIEKATDDQKITDWAVVWTWPNTDGRVFEVPELGGDISIVKRKRRDRRIDFVGSDRKHRAAARPIALGEPVVPLGQSATRGVILVSIAPDREPDDATRPVDRKDLVGLISIAVPAKAVPRSNLIQWTVINTKKPDDVAVDRPVA, encoded by the coding sequence GTGACCGAAACACGACCCGCGTGGGCGGATGCCCTCACCAACGTCTTCGTCGCCCTCAAGAACCAGCAGCCCACACCGCTCGGACCGCTGCTGACCGCACTCGCGGGCATCCCCGTCAGCGACGCCGAACTCGCGGTGTTCGTCCAGCAGGCAGACGAAAATGATTCGGCGCTCACCCAAGCGCGGATCGCGCTGGCGAAATGGGACAACCAGGACGAGTATCCCGGTCCGGACGGCGCCGCGACACCACCTAACACTCAGGAACGCCGGGCTGCGATCTATGCGAGCCTGGGTGTTTTGGGTGAGCTCGCCGCAGCATTCACCACAAGAGTCGAGGTCTTCGAGATTCCCACGATTGTCATCTCGAGGGTATTCGAACCGTGGTACGCCGCAGAGAGGAAGCTGCGCACCAGCGTCTATTGGGACGACTACGAGGCTTACCTCCGCGACGTAAAGGACTGGCCAGCGACGGCCATCTCATCCCTGGACGAAACGACGACCGAGGTCATCGAACGCCTCAGCCGCCCTACACGATCCGAGGCCAAGCAGACCAAGGGGCTGGTCGTCGGTTACGTACAGAGCGGGAAGACCGCGAACTTCACCGGTGTGGTCGCCAAGGGAATTGACGCTGGCTATCGGCTCATCATCGTCCTCACCGGAACCATCGAGATCCTTCGGGCCCAAACCCAACGCCGCATGGACATGGAACTTATGGGCGTCGAGAACATCCTGGCGGGTCAAGACCCGACCGACCCAGTCGTGGCGAAGGAACTCGATTACCAGCAGGACGAGGAATGGAAGGCCGAGCGCTTCGTCAAGCACGGTGCTGCTCTCACTCTGCCGGGTGTCGTCGAAATTGCCCGAGTGACCAGCCACCGCAGCGACTACAAGCGGCTTCCGCAGGCAATGACCAAGCTGAAGTTCGCGCGCAAGAGCAAGCAGAAACCGCTCAACGACGAGGAGAACCTGTTCCACTCGGGCGCCTACGTAGCGATCATCAAGAAGCACCCGTCACCGCTGAAGAAGCTGATTCAAGATCTGAAGCCACTCAAAAACGATCTCGCCGAGTTGCCGGTCCTGATCATCGATGATGAGTCCGACCAGGCCTCGGTGGACACCACAAATCCAGCCAAGTGGAAGAAGGGATCCCCCGAGCACCGCAAGCGGACGACGATCAATCAGCTCATCACCGAGATCCTCGGGCTTTGCCCCCGAGCCCAGTACGTCGGATACACGGCGACACCGTTCGCCAACGTGTTCGTCGATCCTGATGACGAGCGCGACCTCTTCCCGGCCGACTTCGTCCTCTCCCTTCACCGCCCACCGGGCTACATGGGCGTGCAGGAGTTTCACGACGTCGGCAAGCGCTGGGACGACGAGGAAAAGACGGTCGCCAACTCCAACGAGCTGGCTCATGTCCGACCGCTCGTCGGCGACGTAGACACGGATCCTGTCGGCCGGATCGAAGAGCTGCAGGAAGCACTCGACGCGTGGGTTCTCTCTGGCGCGATCAAGAAGTATCGGGAGGCCAACTCCGAGCTCAAGTACCGGCATCACACGATGCTGGTGCACGAGTCGGTCAAGAAGGACGATCACGCTGTCACGGCTGCCGACGTGCGATCTGTCTGGAGCAAAGCGAAGTTCAATTCGGCCGAGGGCTTTACCAGGCTGGAGAAGCTCTACGACGACGACTTCCTGCCTGTAATGCAAGCGCGTGCCGCCGGCGCACCCATCCCGAGCACATTCGAGGAGTTAAAGCCGTTTATCGGAGCGGCCCTCGCCGCGATCACCATTGATGGCGACCCTGTGCTTATTGTGAACTCCGACAAAGAGATTCAGGCACAGCAGAAGAAGCTCGACTTCGAAGCGGACAAGGTCTGGCGCATTCTCGTCGGAGGCACTCAGCTGAGTCGGGGATTCACCGTCGAAGGTCTCACGGTTTCCTACTTCCGCCGGAAAGCTGGCCAGGCGGACACCCTCATGCAAGCAGGCCGCTGGTTCGGTTTCAGGCCTGGCTATCAGGACCTTGTCCGCCTTTACATCCGGCGCGATTCCCAAGTCGACCTATATGAGGCGTTCGAGGCGTTACTTATGGACGAGGAGGCGTTTCGGGCCGAACTAAGTCAGTACGCCGGTTTCGATGATGACGGCATGCCTCTGTTGGAGCCGCGACAGATTCCGCCGCTCGTCAGTCAGCACCTCCCGTGGCTCAAGCCGACGGCGCGCAACAAGATGTGGAATGCCGTCATCGCAAACAAGGCACCGACCGACATTCAAGACCTCTACGGCCTGCCGGAGCGCGGAAGTGAAGAGAACCGCAAGAACTTCGACAACGTAGTTGTACCGCTTCTTAAGCACGCGAGGACGCACGTGAAGCTTCCGTACGAGCTCGATGGCACGACGGGATTAGAACAGCGTGCTCGGGTAGGGCTCGTCGGCGCGACGGAATTTGTCCAGCTATTCGATCAACTGGCATGGCATCCAGAATACGAGGCCAATATCAAGGCGTTCAAGGGCTTCATCGAGAAGGCGACGGACGACCAGAAGATCACCGACTGGGCAGTTGTGTGGACATGGCCTAACACGGACGGCCGCGTCTTCGAAGTCCCCGAACTCGGCGGCGACATCTCGATCGTGAAGCGCAAGCGTCGCGACCGGCGCATCGACTTCGTCGGCTCCGACCGCAAACACCGCGCAGCGGCCCGGCCCATCGCGCTGGGCGAGCCGGTAGTTCCGCTTGGTCAGTCGGCGACACGCGGCGTCATCCTGGTCTCCATCGCCCCGGACCGTGAGCCGGACGACGCAACGAGACCCGTCGATCGGAAGGACCTGGTCGGCCTCATCTCCATTGCGGTACCTGCGAAGGCAGTCCCCAGAAGCAACCTCATCCAGTGGACCGTCATCAACACGAAAAAGCCGGATGACGTCGCGGTGGATCGACCAGTCGCCTAA
- the istB gene encoding IS21-like element helper ATPase IstB, which yields MTIHDPSLRAALKTLKLTGMLDTLDARLAQTRDGKLGHLEFLQVLCEDEIARRETAALARRVRRARFEQPNTFEDFDFTVSPKLPAAMLRDLAALRWLEAGESVILYGPVGVGKTHVAQALGHQVALRGGDIRFVKCSRMLADLAGGHADRTIGQRMREYTRPLVLIVDDFAMREHTPTQSDDLYDLVSDRAIAAKPLILTSNRAPKDWYPLFPNPVVAESLLDRLINTSHQVLMDGPSYRPRKRPGTKTT from the coding sequence ATGACCATTCACGATCCCAGCCTGCGGGCCGCACTGAAGACCCTCAAACTGACCGGCATGCTCGACACCCTCGATGCCCGCCTGGCTCAAACCCGCGACGGGAAACTCGGACACCTGGAATTCCTCCAAGTACTCTGCGAAGACGAAATCGCCCGCCGGGAGACCGCCGCCCTGGCCCGACGGGTCCGCCGCGCCCGCTTCGAACAGCCCAACACCTTCGAGGACTTCGACTTCACCGTCAGCCCGAAACTGCCCGCTGCGATGCTGCGCGACCTGGCCGCGTTGCGCTGGCTCGAGGCCGGTGAATCAGTGATTCTCTACGGACCCGTCGGAGTCGGGAAAACCCATGTGGCACAGGCACTCGGGCATCAAGTCGCACTCCGCGGCGGCGACATCCGCTTCGTCAAATGCTCCCGCATGCTCGCCGACCTCGCCGGCGGCCACGCCGACCGCACCATCGGACAACGCATGCGCGAATACACCCGCCCCCTGGTCCTGATCGTCGATGACTTCGCGATGCGTGAGCACACCCCCACCCAAAGCGACGACCTCTACGACCTTGTCTCCGACCGCGCCATCGCCGCCAAGCCCCTGATCCTGACCAGCAACCGGGCCCCGAAGGACTGGTACCCGCTGTTTCCGAACCCGGTCGTGGCCGAATCGCTGCTCGACCGACTCATCAACACCAGCCACCAAGTCCTCATGGACGGCCCGTCCTACCGACCCCGGAAACGACCCGGCACCAAGACCACCTGA
- a CDS encoding DUF6308 family protein, which yields MLIKATVYDAAYAALAAAGLPVSSVRVPFPGSGQQTNFLQAFANAVLESEADTVAAPEPALSPQRRFAFDLAEWFEANAKQIGEDYDRYFTSFTGRWFEHFGAVGDPNRFDASDLVAVEALSVQVPPEAAAKLLVSEPDRFNALLRRIPRSVDIWDASRETLQDGPTAELHTLLRTLPGVDWVIAGKLLAAKRPRLIPILDNKVKDLLQPPTSRFWISMWDELSDESRRVTVAQVCADAPADVSLLRRIDVALWMAATQHGQ from the coding sequence GTGCTCATCAAAGCAACGGTCTACGACGCGGCATACGCGGCACTGGCCGCGGCCGGACTGCCCGTGAGCTCTGTCCGCGTCCCGTTCCCCGGCAGCGGCCAGCAGACGAACTTCTTGCAGGCATTCGCCAACGCGGTCCTCGAGTCCGAGGCGGACACCGTCGCGGCACCAGAACCAGCATTGTCGCCGCAACGCCGATTCGCTTTCGACCTCGCCGAATGGTTCGAAGCCAACGCCAAGCAGATTGGCGAGGACTACGACCGCTACTTCACGAGTTTCACCGGCCGCTGGTTTGAACATTTCGGCGCCGTCGGCGACCCCAACCGATTTGACGCCTCCGACCTGGTCGCGGTCGAGGCACTCAGCGTCCAGGTGCCCCCCGAGGCAGCAGCCAAACTGCTTGTCAGCGAACCTGATCGGTTCAACGCGTTGCTTCGGCGGATACCGCGCTCAGTCGACATCTGGGACGCTTCCCGGGAGACACTGCAGGACGGTCCGACGGCAGAACTTCACACACTGTTGCGCACCCTGCCGGGCGTCGACTGGGTCATCGCCGGCAAGCTGCTCGCCGCCAAACGACCACGCCTGATCCCCATCCTCGACAACAAGGTCAAAGACCTACTTCAGCCACCCACTTCGCGGTTTTGGATCTCGATGTGGGACGAACTGTCCGACGAGTCGCGCCGCGTGACCGTCGCCCAGGTTTGCGCGGATGCACCGGCCGACGTCAGCCTGCTCCGCCGCATAGACGTTGCGCTCTGGATGGCCGCGACCCAGCACGGTCAGTAG
- a CDS encoding abortive infection family protein, which produces MPTKLITAVTRRRIFDTITLSKVLWEGRLEEPDFLARIYDLDALPSTDSRYKSAVGDIRQHRINNPEDWPDDWVFADSRFGLQHGDDELVLRFLAEMLHPLVRPDEEEAGRLLNLFNEALARDGYELYPADWISGHAVYGWCRRDSFHGASPDLRLSERELLTDPVVLEEHLVRIRDNLSSDPAAAISSSKNLVESLFRIILDHSGVTYGQRDDIPQLYRYVADLLELKADSVPQSAKGSESAQQILRTLVTTIQSLAELRNELGIGHGQSKRSVALARHARLALNATVTVAEFVLDTWHARVVAGRLKPLD; this is translated from the coding sequence GTGCCGACGAAGCTCATCACCGCAGTCACGCGCCGCAGGATCTTCGACACCATCACCCTGTCGAAGGTGTTGTGGGAGGGAAGGTTGGAAGAGCCCGACTTCTTGGCGCGCATTTACGACTTGGACGCTCTGCCGAGCACCGATTCGAGGTACAAGTCCGCTGTTGGTGATATCCGACAGCATCGCATCAATAACCCTGAAGACTGGCCCGACGACTGGGTGTTCGCCGATAGCCGCTTCGGGTTGCAGCACGGTGACGACGAACTCGTTCTGCGATTCCTCGCAGAGATGCTGCACCCGCTGGTGCGACCCGATGAAGAGGAGGCTGGCAGACTTCTCAACTTGTTCAACGAAGCCCTCGCCAGAGACGGGTACGAGCTATACCCAGCTGACTGGATCAGTGGCCATGCCGTCTACGGATGGTGCCGTCGCGACTCCTTTCACGGCGCAAGCCCGGACCTTCGGCTCAGCGAACGAGAACTCCTGACCGACCCGGTCGTGCTGGAAGAGCACCTTGTACGCATCCGTGACAATCTCAGCTCAGATCCAGCCGCTGCGATCTCGTCGTCAAAGAACCTAGTCGAGAGCTTGTTCAGGATCATTCTCGACCACTCTGGTGTGACGTACGGGCAGCGGGACGACATTCCTCAGCTCTATCGGTACGTCGCCGATCTGCTTGAGCTGAAGGCAGATTCGGTTCCGCAGAGTGCCAAAGGAAGTGAGTCTGCGCAACAGATCTTGCGCACGCTTGTTACCACAATCCAGTCGTTGGCGGAGCTGCGCAACGAGCTAGGAATCGGCCATGGGCAGTCCAAGCGGAGTGTGGCGCTTGCGAGGCACGCGCGATTGGCGCTCAATGCAACAGTCACCGTCGCAGAGTTTGTTCTCGATACTTGGCACGCGCGGGTAGTCGCTGGGCGTCTCAAACCTCTGGACTGA
- a CDS encoding DUF6338 family protein, translating to MPVCRSSLGGLLRLTLKDGTLIVGEWATGDAGSILPDSYASAFPHAQDLYLRETFAMRDDGSLEIDENDDTVPRGVAVLISWSEVAYAEFEAL from the coding sequence ATCCCGGTATGCCGATCAAGTCTTGGCGGCCTTCTGCGCCTGACGCTGAAGGACGGAACACTCATTGTCGGTGAATGGGCCACGGGGGACGCCGGCTCCATCCTGCCCGACAGCTACGCCTCGGCCTTCCCTCACGCCCAGGATCTCTATCTACGAGAAACCTTCGCAATGAGAGACGACGGGTCTCTTGAGATCGACGAGAACGATGACACCGTTCCGAGAGGCGTCGCGGTACTTATTAGCTGGTCAGAGGTGGCGTACGCTGAGTTCGAAGCACTGTAA
- a CDS encoding DUF1905 domain-containing protein encodes MDWAFEAEVFQWRGPAPYFFVATPPQVNDFLHAHHSELTYGWGVIPAQVRIGATEVTTSLIPKDGVYLVPLKVALRRPEGIDDGDAVRVGLHVGSHDVSSPCEGTAMTTFVIDAQVAIDLVVGGVTIPPQHSLTAPTLLRSQVLALVYESVRRGDIDKRTGRKILDDICGLRIRLLGDRSMQDHAWQIAAKLNLPNTYQAEYIALTQLQADALVTADDDLALAAQAFVTTASPADILRS; translated from the coding sequence GTGGACTGGGCGTTTGAGGCCGAGGTGTTCCAGTGGCGCGGCCCTGCACCGTACTTCTTCGTCGCCACACCCCCGCAGGTCAACGACTTCCTGCACGCGCACCACAGCGAGCTGACCTACGGCTGGGGAGTCATTCCGGCGCAGGTACGCATCGGAGCCACCGAGGTGACCACATCACTGATCCCGAAAGACGGCGTGTATTTGGTGCCGCTGAAAGTGGCTCTGCGGCGCCCCGAAGGCATCGACGACGGCGATGCCGTTCGGGTAGGCCTGCACGTCGGCAGCCACGACGTCAGTAGTCCATGCGAAGGTACGGCGATGACCACGTTCGTGATCGATGCGCAGGTGGCCATCGACCTTGTCGTTGGCGGTGTGACCATTCCACCGCAGCACAGCTTGACGGCTCCGACGCTGTTGCGCTCGCAAGTCTTGGCCCTGGTGTATGAATCGGTGCGCCGCGGCGATATCGACAAACGAACGGGCCGGAAGATTCTCGACGATATCTGCGGGTTGCGGATACGGCTCCTCGGCGACCGATCGATGCAGGACCACGCCTGGCAGATCGCGGCCAAGCTGAACTTGCCAAACACGTACCAGGCGGAATACATCGCACTCACGCAACTGCAGGCCGACGCGCTGGTCACTGCCGACGACGATCTCGCCTTGGCCGCGCAAGCTTTCGTCACGACCGCGTCACCCGCCGACATCCTGCGGTCCTAG
- a CDS encoding prenyltransferase/squalene oxidase repeat-containing protein produces MTSEAPIEWLRDSDPALRWQVERDVLHEPAEVWEATRARVAAEGWGKQLLAQQDSDGQWAGGAFFPADYDFDGPEAEGDGMPWTATTWTLNSLREWGLNPAVLRERCTADLLAENSRWEYENLPYWSGEVDCCINAWTLANGAWLGVDVTGLIDWFLEHRLPDGGWNCDWVEGSTRSSFHSTLNSLKGLLANDTATGGTDTTREARQAGSEYLLQRNLWRRLSTGERVGPWVDRFAYPFRWTYSALNAADHFREAALFDGVKPDSRMSEAIEMIRAARQPDGTWLQAGRQPGRVWFETDAPPGAPSKWLTLIGTRVLDWWDNA; encoded by the coding sequence ATGACATCCGAGGCCCCGATCGAGTGGCTACGGGACTCCGATCCGGCCCTACGTTGGCAGGTAGAACGCGACGTGTTACACGAACCTGCCGAAGTCTGGGAAGCGACACGTGCACGCGTCGCTGCCGAAGGATGGGGTAAGCAGCTTCTCGCACAACAAGATTCGGACGGGCAATGGGCAGGAGGTGCGTTCTTCCCAGCGGATTACGACTTCGACGGGCCCGAGGCCGAAGGCGACGGCATGCCCTGGACGGCAACAACGTGGACGCTCAATTCACTGCGTGAGTGGGGCCTCAATCCTGCCGTCCTGCGCGAGCGCTGCACCGCCGACTTGCTCGCTGAGAACAGCCGCTGGGAATACGAGAATCTGCCCTATTGGAGCGGTGAAGTTGACTGTTGCATCAACGCCTGGACCCTCGCCAACGGTGCCTGGCTTGGCGTCGACGTCACCGGACTCATCGACTGGTTTCTCGAGCACCGACTGCCCGACGGCGGCTGGAACTGCGACTGGGTCGAAGGCTCCACCCGCTCGTCGTTTCATTCGACGCTCAACTCGCTAAAGGGACTACTCGCCAACGACACTGCAACCGGGGGTACCGACACCACCCGTGAAGCGCGTCAGGCCGGTTCGGAATATCTGTTGCAGCGCAACCTTTGGCGTCGGCTCTCGACCGGTGAACGGGTCGGCCCCTGGGTGGACCGATTCGCCTACCCCTTCCGCTGGACCTACAGCGCTCTCAACGCCGCAGATCACTTCCGCGAGGCCGCACTGTTCGATGGCGTCAAGCCGGACTCTCGTATGAGCGAGGCCATCGAAATGATCAGAGCTGCCAGGCAACCCGACGGCACCTGGCTACAGGCGGGGCGCCAGCCTGGACGAGTGTGGTTCGAAACAGATGCACCTCCAGGTGCACCATCGAAGTGGCTGACCCTGATTGGAACAAGAGTGCTCGACTGGTGGGACAACGCATAA
- the acpM gene encoding meromycolate extension acyl carrier protein AcpM: protein MAITQEELIAGIAEIIEEVTGIEPAEVTIEKSFVDDLDIDSLSMVEIAVQTEDKYGVKIPDEDLASLRTVGDVVAYLQQLAEDNPEAAEAIRAQFDKRAE, encoded by the coding sequence GTGGCCATCACCCAAGAAGAACTCATCGCCGGCATCGCCGAAATCATCGAAGAAGTCACCGGCATCGAACCAGCCGAAGTCACCATCGAAAAATCCTTCGTCGACGACCTGGACATCGACTCGCTATCAATGGTCGAGATCGCCGTCCAGACCGAGGACAAATACGGAGTGAAGATCCCCGACGAAGACCTCGCAAGCCTGCGCACCGTCGGCGACGTCGTCGCGTATCTACAACAGCTCGCCGAAGACAATCCCGAAGCCGCTGAAGCGATCCGCGCTCAGTTCGACAAGCGAGCCGAATGA
- a CDS encoding FAD-dependent oxidoreductase, with product MNDDHAVVLGAGIAGLIAATVLAEHYALVTVVERDQLPDNPVDRRGVPQGRHLHSLLSRGSQIMEELHPGFLAELVEAGALVLDDPDMRRIYSRIGRYTFNRTDSAADPAALTTYLASRPFLEFHLRRRVQALSNVAFLDGHDVGELVSSQPHRITGVTVSARDSTSFDTLCADLVVDATGRATRTPLLLDRLGFPRPAERTFTADGLYYSQQIEIPDQDNFLERLVLVLPEGKAQRGGLMACEDNTWTLTIAGRAGDLTHTPADFADMLTLAQDFIPPHIRPALHGANPVTEVQAYRYPGGTWRRYDRLAHLPEGLLVLGDALCSLDPINGQGMTMATLHATTLRDQIRRTNQIDPQAFYAAIAGITKPVWASNAQPPSGRDNTSSSPLSGRAIAWTRRKILEAATDDMVVTERLMRVANFIDPPQCLVAPGFLTHVAAHHIRSSLTGRRGAPAYHH from the coding sequence TTGAACGACGATCACGCCGTGGTCCTCGGCGCGGGCATCGCCGGTCTCATCGCCGCCACGGTGCTCGCCGAGCACTACGCACTAGTGACGGTGGTGGAGCGAGACCAGTTGCCCGACAACCCCGTTGATCGACGAGGAGTGCCGCAGGGGCGCCATTTGCACAGCCTGCTCAGCCGCGGCTCCCAGATCATGGAGGAACTCCACCCCGGGTTTCTTGCCGAACTCGTTGAGGCGGGTGCGCTGGTCCTCGACGACCCCGACATGCGCAGGATCTACAGCCGCATCGGCCGCTACACCTTCAACCGGACCGACTCGGCCGCGGACCCCGCGGCCTTAACCACTTACCTGGCCAGCCGACCGTTTCTGGAGTTCCACCTTCGACGACGCGTCCAGGCCCTGTCGAACGTCGCGTTCCTCGACGGTCACGACGTCGGCGAACTCGTCAGCTCCCAACCACACCGCATCACCGGTGTCACCGTCAGCGCCCGCGACTCGACCAGCTTCGACACGCTTTGCGCGGATCTGGTGGTCGACGCCACCGGCCGCGCCACCCGCACACCGCTGCTCTTGGATCGGCTCGGCTTCCCACGCCCCGCCGAGCGGACCTTCACCGCCGACGGTCTCTACTACAGCCAGCAGATCGAGATCCCGGACCAGGACAATTTTCTGGAACGTCTCGTACTCGTCCTGCCCGAGGGCAAGGCCCAGCGCGGCGGCCTCATGGCATGCGAGGACAACACATGGACGTTGACGATTGCTGGCCGAGCTGGCGACCTCACCCATACGCCAGCCGATTTCGCCGACATGCTGACCCTTGCACAGGACTTCATCCCGCCACACATCCGACCGGCCCTTCACGGTGCGAACCCCGTGACCGAGGTGCAGGCATACCGCTATCCCGGAGGAACGTGGCGGCGCTACGACCGGCTGGCACACCTCCCGGAAGGTCTTCTTGTTCTCGGCGACGCACTTTGCAGCCTGGACCCCATCAACGGTCAAGGCATGACGATGGCCACCCTGCACGCCACCACACTGCGGGATCAAATACGTCGCACCAATCAGATTGACCCGCAAGCCTTCTACGCAGCGATCGCTGGGATCACCAAACCCGTCTGGGCCTCAAACGCACAACCGCCATCCGGCCGTGACAACACATCCTCTTCGCCGCTCTCCGGCCGCGCGATCGCATGGACCCGCCGCAAAATCCTCGAAGCCGCGACCGACGACATGGTCGTCACCGAACGCCTCATGCGCGTCGCCAACTTCATCGACCCACCTCAATGCCTCGTCGCACCCGGCTTCCTCACACACGTCGCAGCGCACCACATCAGGAGCAGCCTCACCGGACGTCGTGGAGCCCCCGCCTACCACCACTGA
- a CDS encoding TetR/AcrR family transcriptional regulator, whose protein sequence is MSMIGMVSDVKISRRERYAAQTCEAVLGSAKTLFVSKGFDATSVDEIADLAQASKGAVYHHFRDKQAIFAELFRASQEAVTAKVIEAMPSATEEPWTKVQAAVRLFLHGYVADQDARALLRQVVSVLGWNRVRELNEQQTLPFLRATLEGFIANGYVRPVPIEATVELFFSMFYNAVLFITDADDPDTASDEVETVILLALEGLRPMAKASA, encoded by the coding sequence ATGAGTATGATCGGGATGGTGAGCGACGTCAAGATCAGTCGGCGTGAGCGGTATGCCGCGCAAACATGTGAAGCCGTCCTCGGTTCCGCGAAGACGTTGTTCGTATCGAAGGGGTTCGACGCGACCTCCGTGGACGAGATCGCGGACCTCGCGCAGGCGAGCAAAGGCGCGGTCTACCACCACTTTCGCGATAAGCAGGCGATCTTTGCCGAGCTTTTCCGTGCCAGCCAGGAAGCGGTGACAGCCAAGGTCATCGAGGCGATGCCGAGCGCGACCGAAGAACCGTGGACAAAAGTGCAGGCCGCGGTTCGTCTATTCCTGCACGGCTACGTCGCTGACCAAGATGCCCGCGCCCTCCTTCGGCAGGTGGTCAGCGTCCTCGGGTGGAACCGCGTACGTGAACTCAACGAACAACAGACGCTGCCCTTCCTGCGAGCGACCCTGGAGGGCTTCATCGCCAACGGCTACGTCCGCCCAGTGCCCATCGAGGCCACAGTCGAACTCTTCTTCAGCATGTTCTACAACGCAGTTCTGTTCATCACCGACGCTGACGACCCGGACACAGCGTCCGATGAGGTCGAGACGGTTATTTTGTTGGCACTCGAAGGACTCCGACCCATGGCGAAGGCGTCCGCGTAG